TGAACATCATTTTGTACAGACTCACTGCCTCCACAGTTCCTGTAATAAGCTGTAGATGATATAGACTGATCAATAAACTCTGCTCAATATCCTTGAACACATTCAAGTGTGTAAAGGAAGGCTGcgaaaaaaatagggaatAACGATCCTTCCACCGCGTTAAATCTCTTCCTTTGATTTATGAGAGTTGAGAGGACATTAGGGAACTCCATACATAGACAGTTCCTTCCCCTCTGATTAAACTggatttttgagaataaaaagCCAGTCTTAGACAAGTCGGATGGGCGGACGATGTTTCCATGTAATTTGTGTGTTCAAAAGTACTTCACACAAAACGTCCCTCATCTCTGCCAGAACATCTTTTGTCAAAATATCGTCACACTTGCGGCTGGCTTGTCCCCGCACATAAGGCGATCTATAATCCCTTCAGACTGTTACCGCACTGCTACACAGCAGCAGAATAGGATAGATAGGAtgtatttttcgaaataaaccGCGTATGATCCGCAACATACTGTTGCTGATTATGCACATAATGCCCAGAAATCTTTTAATTAATAACTATGATGTTATTCGGAtcggatctccctcattagaACAGCCGGATTTAGGATTGACTCATTACATCTTTATATCTTACATATTGGTCCTGCCGGTGCAATCAACCTGAGAAATGCAAAAGAGGCGGTTTGGGTTCGCcttcaacaaataaactaaaattatCCACTCCGGGAGTACGCaatgttcttttaaaaaaatggagcagAAGCCAGCAACCTGGCCATgggtttcaaaattatttacgTGTTGCAGTAAAAAGAAGAACCCGACTCCGGAAGAAAGCCTGGTATGGTAAAGGTAATTATATTTATCTACGTTTATGTGTTTGTTAACATTTCATAGTTTTAAAATACACTAAATTTTTTCACAATAGGAATGTTCTACGAAAGCATGTACGATGAACGAATCCAAGGGTAGGAAgaacggggttgcaggagtcatctaggctaccgaaacggaaaaggactaggatgacttATAACGTAAGTATGCTTGCACCATTGTGCACCGCTTgcatgatgatgatgatgcaaCACGCTTATCATGTACAATATCATCAAACTGATCCAGACGAGACCGTACCATCCACTGAACATCAAATacgaaactggagaagaactgttcccAGGAGCATGCGACATTAGAGGAGTTGATAGAGTTGTTGTCCTCGTCAACGCGAGTATGGCAGACTCTTTCGGCCAACTTACTATCCGAATTGGACCTCTGATGATGACAAGATGTGGCTCAATATCAGCTTTGATTATCTTCTCTGCTTAAGCTTTAACATCAGTCtacgaataaaaagaattcagagctttctatatggacctagagaGTTTCTATAGAGAAGACAACACCGTCTACAAGGTCATttttggcgatttcaacgcaaaAATTGGCTCCGAAAGAACgtctgaggaacttcacatcggaacacgctccaatcgaatgaacagaaagagaaGTTTTTCGAATTCATCATGAGGAGTAGGAGATCAGCCATGGAAACTCACAATTGCAGAAGCCTTCCCTTCTGGATATGGGATGTCGCCTGATTGAGGATACCGTAGTGAAATAGaccatcatcgtcagtaaaggGTTTTGGCTTACGGATATCCTCATGGACAACtacggttcttctctcgatgtttctccaggaggatacagacagcatggatagcatttATATTGCTGCAGTCCTCCACAGAGATGCTCTGCTTGAgtcaattttcctcagacgagcttccaggacacgctcaaaaacctttaTCGTATGGCACATCAGTCGTATAAGCctgtacgaagtgcagtcagcaatgtctcctttccctttccagacaggcacggtcacggaagtttgccttgattgggtcctctacgtcaaccacgGGTGTGGTcgacgtagaggacccatttttcatctccagtgacaacggtgtccagccagtcgaatctgcgacttctggagagcagctgagtgcagatgtccaggagTCTTTGGcagttgccgtcgctcaatgcatgtagGAGTCACTGACCGAGCtctttcaccattccgagagatcgcagtccaatccttacggtggacagcgaacagccaggactggcagcaaaataccgcacaccttcacatggatgctgctccgccgGATTCTTCAGTTTGTCGAatgatattgcagtcggtcggaCCAGAgtgaggctcatcttcgagtttcttgtttccggctttgaagcgctggaacctagcacgcacagaccgctcagaagtggcttcagtgccgaatacttgactcaagtttcgatgggcttcagcagcggagTGACCAGACTctaactcgtaaaggagtacgtgtcgaatatgggtggaatgttcggccattatagcatgaaataggcaaggaagagggagccaaatatgttatgtgtatacaagcgaTAGTGTCCGTATACAATATATTtgaaacgggaacttccagaacatctcaaaaaatctgcgctactgccgAAATTTTCGGACtcatactttccgaacaccctgaAACAACCCTAGGCCCAATCGATTGAACAGGTGAAAAACTTGGGCCCAGATCAAAACTGACGACGCGTTGTTACAAAGAGATACACTGCCAATAACAGAAACGCGAGGTGGTATTTTCGCATCTTTTGAAGAATGGTAAAGGCTAGGACTACTAGGGCTTGCTGCAACTATTGAAGactattttttgttcctttctcGATGCAGTAGCCTACTGAATTTCCCTTGTAGCCTAGATTTGGCATTAGAGCGAATAATATCACAAATAATTCTTGACTCACTCACCCACGATTCTCCACCAAAAGTTGCCCGCCACGAATCGTTTACAACTCTCTTCTTTACAAGCACACTTCAACAACATCGAATACAGTTGATCTTGCTTTGCCTTCAGTGCCTCTGGAAGTAGAAGTTGCTCGTTAGACTTGGACATGCTAATGTGCTAATGTGTTACTCTATGAGCCTAAGTCCTAAGTTGGTTCATAGTGCAGAACACACAATCTCTTCaacatcttttatttttcactcaaaaagatacggcaacaacaaaaacatttttcttctcttcttttcccttttccttttttttttagtgcgaGAAGTACAGTGAAAGAACAACAAGGAttagtattgcccatgttcgactgtccttaaatctcggcatgttgaaacgtagttttaactgatttccttgagctgtagccaagattggtatcgatctttattaaacagcggctaacgtttcggcgatatcgccttcgtcagagcctggaaaactcaaagtcattagtgacctatcccctcaagcgcctcatcaccctacagaaagcacccaaacggtaagcaaactcaaacagcaacacataggctagtacttacctcattagctagacttgttgttaactcagcagaccaccacgtaccacaactacgagtcacaagggttttatatagggacctcacggttcacaagggagagaccgatagacaactggttggctttcctgaatgtgcacatttacttgcggaatgggatatgtaagactaagtggtaccggaaacccagtagtaaaaacatcttaatccactatctttcagcgcatcccagcaaaatgaaaaaatcttgtataggtaacatgtacagaacggcggcaagagtctcatcgagtagccaggaaaaagcatggtctataaatgtggcccataaagtagcaatgtccaatgggtgcccagctggagatggtgctacccgacaagcacggtatccctctcgaagacccaacgttgtggatggcccagagaagatccctttctgttttaccttatatatctgatgatatgagcagagcagtacggggctgtctacgaaaagcgggtctaaggaatgacgtgagggttgtggaaatacctccagcaaacctcaagggtcagctggtacgtaaccgtgtatatgatcgactctgcacaactcccagctgcgtggtttgcccgtatggcagagagggtgattgcatgatatcgggagtggtgtatcgtatcacgtgcaggttgtgcggtgacgattatataggggaaacgggacgcccactgtgtattagggtcaaggagcatctagatggactcgcaaaatcaaaaaccttcaccccacttggagcacaccgtagaatatgtcatccaaactccgaagtagaggtagaagttcgtatattatcctacgagtccgaaatcacagcacgcagaacgctagaggccttttggataaccgccaaaagtccaaaaatgaacaagaaggatgagtgcattgcgatcacaaacgagttatccccgtatcaagacctatgcgggttttgatctacggggcgggccgtgaggtccctatataaaaccctcgtgactcgtagttgtggtacgtggtggtctgctgagttaacaagtctagctaatgaggtaactactagcctatgtgttgctgtttgagtttgcttaccgtttgggtgctttctgtagggtgatgaggcgtttgaggggataggtcactaatgactttgagttttccaggctctgacgaaggcgatatcgccgaaacgttagccgctgtttaataaagatcaataccaatcttggctacagctcaaggaaatcagttaaaacaaGGATTAGAATAAATTAATCCAAACATATTCATCATTTAAATCTCGCCCATCATCGGCCCATCGATTTCTACCACCTTCCGAGGTAGAAAAACAATATCTGGAGTATACAATATCTGTGTgcgtgaagtaaaaaaaatggaaaaggcctcaaaaaaaaaaactcaccatacaaaagaaacaaagaaccgctccca
The Necator americanus strain Aroian chromosome I, whole genome shotgun sequence genome window above contains:
- a CDS encoding hypothetical protein (NECATOR_CHRI.G2947.T1); its protein translation is MYNIIKLIQTRPYHPLNIKYETGEELFPGACDIRGVDRVVVLVNASMADSFGQLTIRIGPLMMTRCGSISALIIFSA
- a CDS encoding hypothetical protein (NECATOR_CHRI.G2948.T1), translating into MAEHSTHIRHVLLYELESGHSAAEAHRNLSQVFGTEATSERSVRARFQRFKAGNKKLEDEPHSGPTDCNIIRQTEESGGAASM
- a CDS encoding hypothetical protein (NECATOR_CHRI.G2949.T1); this translates as MVLPDKHGIPLEDPTLWMAQRRSLSVLPYISDDMSRAVRGCLRKAGLRNDVRVVEIPPANLKGQLVRNRVYDRLCTTPSCVVCPYGREGDCMISGVVYRITCRLCGDDYIGETGRPLCIRVKEHLDGLAKSKTFTPLGAHRRICHPNSEVEVEVRILSYESEITARRTLEAFWITAKSPKMNKKDECIAITNELSPYQDLCGF